In [Clostridium] cellulosi, one genomic interval encodes:
- a CDS encoding hypothetical protein (Family membership) — MLNFRFLKKTVASVVSVALGLTLLVPVGVTANAADGNLVSNGGFESGTAEGWSPRGGNETLTVTSDTAYSGRYSLLVTDREENWNGASYDLTGIMQAGRTYDITAYVKARAGQSSSHTEQATLTVQRTDSDGEHYDSVAYCVDINENNWTKLSGRYTLTASGQLSGVSVYIESPDDTLEYYIDDVSVVEVEMNPDTDLPSLCEVYQDCFDIGVAVDPVSQLDASDPHSKLIGQHFNSLTAGNVMKISSLQPVEGYFNFTEADRMVDYAIAHHMKIRGHNLLWHNQVPDWFFTDPNNPGRPATRDQLLARLKTHITTVLRHFRDKYGDQNPIYCWDVCNEVISDSHANNGLRGSSENSKWLDIIGPDYIEKAFEYAHEADPNVKLYINDYNIEDNNQKTIDMYNLVKSLLDKGVPIDGIGLQMHINNNYPSVSDVKASIEKFASLGIDLQITEMDCSTQGRTDSAALQVQADKYKALFDVFVSEKQYISSVTFWGISDDASWLGANNAPLLFDSNLKAKPAFYAIAERQTDVSNSTISPTSATFDKNPDNQADITVKLTLNGNTLSGIYNGSYALVKGVDYTVSSDGTTVTILKSYLSSLNTGTVSLKFDFNRGADPSLSVNITDTSSGGQTPGGDQGQTGDLKVQMVNGVLSPTSNTISARIKLINTSDRPIDLSTVKLRYYYTKDGTQQQNFWCDWSSAGTSNVTGTFLTVSGQNADTCLEIGFKSGTGTIAAGAETEIHFRIANADWSNYNQSNDYSFNSTATSYVDWSKMTAYIGDTLVWGNEPV; from the coding sequence ATGTTGAATTTCAGGTTTTTGAAAAAAACGGTTGCTTCCGTAGTTTCAGTCGCCCTCGGACTGACACTTTTGGTACCAGTCGGGGTAACTGCAAACGCTGCTGATGGCAACCTTGTCAGCAACGGCGGATTTGAGAGCGGAACAGCAGAGGGCTGGTCGCCCCGCGGAGGCAATGAAACATTGACTGTGACATCGGATACCGCATATTCCGGCAGATACAGTCTCCTTGTTACTGACCGCGAGGAAAACTGGAACGGCGCCAGCTATGATCTCACCGGCATAATGCAAGCCGGAAGGACCTATGATATTACGGCTTATGTTAAGGCAAGGGCCGGCCAGTCATCATCCCATACTGAACAGGCCACTTTGACGGTTCAGCGGACGGATTCTGACGGCGAGCATTATGATTCCGTCGCTTACTGCGTGGACATAAACGAGAATAACTGGACGAAGCTGTCCGGCAGATACACCTTGACTGCCAGTGGGCAACTGAGCGGTGTTTCTGTTTATATTGAGTCACCGGATGACACTCTGGAGTATTACATAGACGACGTGAGCGTTGTCGAGGTCGAGATGAATCCGGATACAGACCTGCCTTCCCTTTGCGAGGTTTATCAAGACTGCTTTGATATCGGTGTGGCCGTTGACCCCGTAAGTCAGCTTGACGCGTCTGACCCTCATTCAAAGCTTATCGGTCAGCATTTTAACAGCCTCACCGCGGGCAACGTCATGAAAATATCCTCTTTGCAGCCTGTAGAAGGCTATTTTAACTTTACTGAGGCCGATAGGATGGTCGATTATGCGATAGCACATCACATGAAGATCAGGGGTCATAACCTGCTCTGGCACAATCAGGTTCCAGACTGGTTCTTCACCGACCCGAATAACCCAGGCAGACCCGCTACAAGGGACCAGCTCCTTGCCCGGCTCAAGACCCATATTACCACTGTGCTCAGGCACTTCAGGGATAAATATGGAGATCAGAACCCGATTTACTGCTGGGATGTCTGCAACGAGGTTATTTCAGACAGCCATGCCAATAACGGACTGCGCGGCTCAAGTGAAAACTCAAAATGGCTTGATATCATAGGCCCCGATTATATCGAAAAGGCCTTTGAGTATGCGCACGAGGCCGACCCGAATGTAAAACTCTACATTAATGACTATAACATTGAAGATAACAACCAAAAGACCATTGATATGTATAACTTGGTAAAGAGCCTTCTGGACAAAGGCGTACCGATCGATGGCATTGGTTTGCAAATGCACATTAACAACAATTACCCATCAGTTTCGGATGTCAAAGCATCCATTGAAAAGTTTGCTTCTCTCGGAATTGATCTGCAGATAACCGAGATGGACTGCAGCACTCAGGGAAGAACAGATAGCGCAGCACTGCAGGTACAGGCGGATAAGTATAAGGCTTTGTTCGATGTATTTGTCAGTGAAAAGCAATACATAAGCAGCGTCACATTCTGGGGCATTTCCGACGATGCATCATGGCTTGGAGCCAACAACGCTCCGCTGCTGTTTGACAGCAACCTTAAGGCAAAACCCGCATTTTATGCGATAGCCGAAAGGCAAACTGACGTTTCCAATTCAACGATTTCGCCTACATCCGCTACCTTTGACAAAAATCCGGACAATCAGGCGGATATCACAGTCAAACTTACCCTAAACGGCAATACGCTTTCCGGTATCTATAACGGTTCTTACGCCCTTGTAAAAGGCGTTGATTACACCGTATCCTCCGACGGTACGACAGTGACAATTCTTAAATCCTATCTGTCTTCGCTGAATACAGGCACGGTGTCACTTAAATTTGACTTTAACAGAGGAGCCGACCCGTCGCTTTCAGTGAATATTACGGATACATCTTCAGGTGGCCAAACACCGGGAGGCGATCAGGGACAAACCGGTGACCTTAAGGTTCAGATGGTAAACGGCGTTTTATCGCCGACCTCAAACACCATATCAGCGCGCATAAAACTCATTAATACATCAGATAGGCCGATTGACCTGTCCACTGTCAAACTCCGCTATTACTACACCAAAGACGGCACCCAGCAGCAGAATTTCTGGTGTGACTGGTCCAGCGCCGGAACCTCGAACGTCACAGGAACATTCCTGACGGTATCAGGGCAAAATGCCGATACCTGCCTTGAAATCGGATTCAAGAGCGGGACAGGCACCATCGCAGCCGGTGCGGAGACGGAAATCCATTTCCGTATAGCAAATGCCGACTGGTCCAACTACAACCAGAGCAATGACTATTCCTTTAACTCCACAGCAACTTCTTATGTGGATTGGTCCAAGATGACGGCATATATAGGCGATACCCTGGTTTGGGGCAATGAGCCTGTATAA
- a CDS encoding hypothetical protein (Family membership), with protein MASAEFLNCEGKMDYKMAAEWARAEYEEKRSRFIATVSPVSTEEAATEFINSIRSEFYDARHNVFAYIIKDGAVRFSDDGEPQGTGGMPVLEVLKKRGLVNTAVVVTRYFGGVLLGAPGLVRAYTHAAAAAVEKAGEASMKLCEILNVNCGYDFYARAEKYLRTCGGYVKDRKFEETVTISIALPKDKIEQFKNELTELSGGTVKALSGGDIYINERLLNINH; from the coding sequence ATGGCGTCGGCCGAGTTTTTAAATTGTGAGGGTAAAATGGATTACAAAATGGCAGCCGAATGGGCAAGAGCTGAATATGAAGAGAAGCGTTCAAGGTTTATTGCAACGGTTTCTCCCGTTTCAACTGAAGAGGCTGCAACAGAGTTTATAAACAGCATTAGGTCGGAGTTTTATGACGCCCGGCATAATGTTTTTGCATATATCATAAAAGACGGGGCGGTCAGATTTTCAGACGACGGCGAACCGCAGGGAACCGGCGGAATGCCTGTGCTTGAGGTGCTGAAAAAGAGAGGGCTTGTCAATACAGCAGTTGTCGTGACACGCTATTTCGGCGGGGTTTTGCTGGGTGCCCCGGGGCTTGTTCGGGCATATACGCATGCCGCTGCGGCGGCGGTGGAAAAGGCCGGAGAAGCTTCTATGAAGCTTTGCGAGATTTTAAATGTCAACTGCGGCTATGATTTTTATGCGCGCGCCGAAAAATATCTGAGAACCTGCGGCGGATATGTAAAAGACAGAAAATTTGAAGAAACCGTTACAATATCAATAGCGCTTCCAAAGGATAAAATTGAGCAGTTTAAAAATGAGCTAACCGAATTAAGCGGCGGTACAGTAAAGGCGCTGTCCGGCGGGGATATTTATATAAATGAAAGATTGCTAAACATAAATCACTGA
- a CDS encoding DNA primase (High confidence in function and specificity): MAFSDSFLQELKYRADMATVAQRYVNLRKSGRGYVGLCPFHNEKTPSFYVFEDTQSFYCFGCGAGGDVITFIRQIENLDYVDAVKFLAAQCGLEVPEEAADDSTARLRKRILEMNRAAARFFYACLKSPEGAPGRRYFKKRQLLPSTITSFGLGYAPAKWDALKNHLKSLGYTEKEMQAASLIVVRDGHSYDKFRDRVMFPIIDLQGNVIAFGGRVLGDGEPKYLNSSDTPVFKKSRGLYALNFAKSNADGTLILCEGYMDVIALHQAGFKNAVATLGTALTPEQSRLMSRYAKEVIVSYDSDAAGQKAAQRAIGLLTSAGLNVRVLHIEGGKDPDEFIKTHGADKFKMLLKKSGSHIDYQIQKAKSKYDLNIPEQKIEFIKEAEEILSTVESAVQREVYAGKLAQELDITKDTFLAEINRFAARKKARERKTEIRNELADLRGLKDRINPQKGRYLKAANAEETLIVLLYKNPDFQKDIDKIIKPEDFLTEFNRRVYSAQRDIILSGGQPDLSLMGAMFTPEETGRITKMLVMRPVSNTIEEARDCANVILEEKMLRANENADALEIFNELKHKKLEQKKYRREK, from the coding sequence GTGGCATTTTCCGATTCGTTTTTGCAGGAGCTTAAATACCGTGCTGATATGGCGACGGTGGCCCAAAGGTATGTTAATCTGCGCAAGAGCGGCAGGGGATATGTCGGACTGTGTCCATTTCACAATGAAAAGACCCCTTCTTTTTACGTTTTTGAGGATACGCAAAGTTTTTATTGTTTTGGCTGTGGCGCCGGCGGCGATGTAATTACGTTTATCCGGCAGATTGAGAACCTCGATTATGTCGACGCGGTAAAATTCCTTGCTGCGCAGTGCGGGCTTGAAGTTCCGGAAGAGGCTGCGGATGACAGCACTGCAAGGCTTCGCAAGAGAATCCTTGAGATGAACAGGGCCGCGGCAAGATTCTTCTATGCTTGCCTGAAATCGCCTGAGGGAGCACCCGGACGCAGGTATTTTAAAAAAAGGCAGTTGCTCCCTTCGACGATCACGAGCTTTGGTTTGGGCTATGCTCCGGCAAAATGGGACGCGCTGAAAAATCATCTTAAGTCCCTCGGCTACACCGAAAAGGAAATGCAGGCGGCGTCGCTCATTGTCGTAAGGGATGGGCATAGCTATGACAAATTCAGAGACCGCGTGATGTTCCCAATCATTGACCTTCAGGGCAATGTTATCGCCTTCGGCGGCAGGGTGCTGGGCGACGGTGAGCCGAAATACCTCAACTCCTCTGATACTCCGGTTTTCAAAAAGAGCCGCGGGCTCTATGCCCTGAATTTTGCGAAAAGCAATGCCGACGGCACATTGATTCTCTGCGAGGGGTATATGGACGTTATCGCCCTGCATCAAGCGGGCTTTAAGAACGCGGTCGCGACGCTGGGGACAGCGCTGACACCGGAGCAGTCAAGGCTGATGTCACGATATGCAAAAGAAGTTATAGTGTCTTATGATTCCGACGCGGCGGGTCAAAAGGCAGCACAAAGGGCAATCGGGCTGTTGACCTCCGCCGGGCTGAATGTCCGCGTACTCCATATTGAAGGGGGAAAAGACCCTGACGAGTTTATAAAGACTCACGGCGCCGATAAATTCAAAATGTTGCTTAAAAAAAGCGGCAGTCATATTGACTACCAGATACAAAAAGCAAAGTCAAAATATGATTTGAATATACCTGAGCAAAAGATTGAGTTTATAAAAGAAGCCGAAGAGATACTTTCAACAGTCGAAAGCGCTGTTCAAAGAGAAGTATATGCCGGAAAACTTGCGCAAGAGCTTGATATTACAAAAGATACATTTCTTGCAGAGATAAACCGCTTTGCCGCCCGTAAGAAAGCGCGTGAGCGTAAGACGGAAATCAGGAATGAGCTTGCCGATTTAAGGGGGCTGAAAGACCGCATCAATCCTCAGAAAGGCAGGTATCTTAAGGCGGCAAATGCTGAAGAAACCCTCATAGTATTGCTTTATAAGAACCCTGATTTTCAGAAGGATATTGACAAAATTATTAAACCAGAAGATTTTTTAACGGAATTCAACAGACGGGTTTACTCGGCGCAGAGGGATATAATACTGTCCGGCGGTCAGCCTGACCTTTCATTAATGGGTGCCATGTTTACGCCGGAGGAAACAGGAAGAATAACAAAAATGCTTGTTATGCGCCCTGTTTCAAACACAATTGAGGAGGCGCGGGACTGCGCAAATGTGATTTTGGAAGAAAAAATGCTAAGAGCTAACGAAAATGCCGACGCTTTGGAAATATTCAATGAACTGAAACATAAAAAACTGGAACAGAAAAAGTACCGGAGGGAAAAATAG
- a CDS encoding hypothetical protein (Family membership): MKKFAAAALAAAIVFGMTSFTSVSAASETNAESGFVATNGNYFVLDGKPFYFQGANNYYLNYAPNYMIDDVLNDAAAMNLKVLRCWAFIDGKESAGCVMQPSLGVYDESGFERLDYTISEAAKRGIKLILPLVNNWDDFGGMNQYVSWAGASNHDDFYTNEICKTGYKNYIKHVLNRVNTYTGIAYKDDPTIMAWELGNEPRCQSDPTGDTLVNWADEMSTYIKSIDSKHLVTVGDEGFFNRGGSDYCYNGGSGVDWDRLIALPNIDFETMHLYPDLWGKSIDWCIQYINDHIDKAKEVGKPVILEEYGTHSNKIENYTKFNDAVYKNSELGEGAAGSMFWLLTGIGWDNSQPYPDYDGFDVKYPSDVASLITEYETKMEEKNGGSTPQNNSSLNPTTAYFDINDPQDISVEITYNGNALNGIYNGSTALVDGIDYTVSGDTVTILKDYLSKQDEGTLRLRFDFSAGSDPVLAIEISDTTPSPVPEGNIKVEMYNANTMAVTNSIMPRFRITNTGSSAISLSQLKIRYYFTEDGTQNQNFWCDWSTVGSSNVTGSFIKLDTVKDDADTCLEIGFTSSAGTLAPGASIEVQARFAKEDWSNYNQENDFSFSNANSGYSDYTKVAAYLGDSLIWGSEP; encoded by the coding sequence ATGAAAAAATTCGCTGCGGCTGCACTTGCGGCGGCAATAGTTTTTGGCATGACATCGTTTACAAGTGTAAGCGCAGCGTCGGAGACGAACGCTGAGTCAGGATTTGTTGCGACGAATGGCAACTATTTTGTACTTGACGGAAAACCATTTTATTTTCAGGGCGCAAATAACTATTACCTTAATTACGCTCCGAATTATATGATTGATGACGTATTGAATGATGCCGCCGCCATGAATCTCAAGGTGCTCCGCTGCTGGGCGTTTATCGACGGTAAAGAGTCCGCTGGATGTGTAATGCAGCCTTCCCTCGGCGTCTATGACGAGAGCGGATTTGAAAGGCTTGACTATACAATCAGCGAAGCTGCAAAACGTGGCATAAAGCTGATACTCCCGTTGGTGAACAACTGGGATGATTTCGGCGGAATGAACCAGTATGTGTCCTGGGCGGGCGCTTCAAACCATGATGATTTTTATACAAACGAGATATGTAAAACAGGGTATAAAAACTATATCAAACATGTTTTAAATCGCGTCAACACCTATACCGGCATCGCCTATAAAGATGACCCGACGATTATGGCATGGGAGCTTGGCAACGAGCCGAGATGCCAGTCTGACCCGACAGGCGATACGCTGGTCAACTGGGCTGACGAGATGAGCACATATATTAAAAGTATTGACTCAAAACATTTAGTAACAGTGGGTGACGAGGGATTTTTCAACAGAGGCGGTTCCGATTACTGCTACAACGGCGGCAGCGGTGTTGACTGGGATAGGCTTATCGCTCTGCCGAACATTGATTTTGAAACGATGCACCTGTACCCCGACTTATGGGGCAAAAGTATCGACTGGTGCATCCAGTACATAAATGACCATATCGACAAGGCAAAGGAAGTTGGAAAACCCGTTATCCTCGAGGAATACGGCACTCACAGCAACAAAATCGAAAATTACACAAAGTTTAACGACGCTGTCTATAAAAACAGTGAACTCGGCGAGGGCGCCGCGGGTAGCATGTTCTGGCTTTTGACCGGTATCGGTTGGGATAATAGCCAGCCATATCCGGATTATGACGGCTTTGATGTTAAATACCCGAGTGACGTGGCCTCGCTTATCACAGAGTATGAAACAAAGATGGAGGAGAAAAACGGTGGCAGCACACCGCAAAACAACTCTTCCCTTAACCCGACAACTGCGTACTTTGACATCAACGACCCACAGGATATATCTGTTGAAATCACTTACAACGGCAATGCCCTCAACGGTATTTATAACGGCAGCACAGCCCTTGTTGACGGAATAGATTATACCGTTTCCGGGGACACAGTGACTATCTTAAAAGATTATCTTTCAAAACAGGACGAGGGCACGTTGAGACTGCGCTTTGACTTCAGCGCAGGCAGCGACCCTGTGCTTGCCATAGAAATTTCGGATACTACACCTTCACCGGTACCAGAGGGCAATATTAAAGTTGAGATGTATAATGCCAATACTATGGCAGTTACCAACAGCATTATGCCGCGCTTCCGCATTACTAACACCGGTTCGTCGGCAATAAGCTTGTCTCAACTGAAAATACGTTACTATTTCACAGAGGACGGCACCCAGAATCAGAACTTCTGGTGCGACTGGTCAACCGTCGGCTCGTCAAATGTCACAGGCAGCTTTATAAAACTTGACACCGTAAAAGATGACGCCGACACCTGCCTTGAAATAGGATTTACAAGTTCAGCGGGTACGCTTGCTCCGGGCGCCAGCATAGAGGTTCAGGCGCGCTTTGCAAAGGAGGATTGGAGCAATTACAATCAGGAAAATGACTTCTCCTTCAGCAATGCTAACAGCGGCTATTCAGATTATACAAAAGTCGCAGCTTACCTCGGCGATAGTCTCATTTGGGGCTCTGAACCATGA
- a CDS encoding hypothetical protein (Family membership) has translation MKGKMISRIGAALLSCAVIATSLPSTAVVKAVSGPGFNYGEALRDTIIFYDANKCGKDAGENNFFDWRGACHTTDGADVGLDLTGGYHDCGDHVKFGITEGYAASILEWSYYRYKDIFERTGNSEKMLQQLKHFTDYFLKCHPTSDVFYYQCGDGTTDHSYWGPPEEQTTSRPTMFKADSSNAASDVLGESAAALALMYLNYNDIDPEYSEKCLTAAKELYNMGKSNQGLSNAQGFYYSSTYKDDLAWAATWLYTITKDQSYLDDAAAFVIEPGSGLPLEDKWTMCWDDMFIPAEIRLYEITGDQIYKNALAANINFWENGIETTPGGLKFLNSWGVLRYSAAEAMVALIYSEDTGDEGALNLAKSQIDYILGDNPENMSYVIGYGSKWPAHPHHRAANGYTYIDNGNLKPAKNLLLGGLMGGPDSSDHYNDDGSQYQCTETGIDYDAGLLGALAGLEKIYGSADKTLDTVMTPTTTTFDRSKPADITIPTEFNGNEIDSVVNGAVPLTKGTDYTVTDNAVIISKSYLSAQTGDSVTLMFLTTGGKIPKITITYGSSGDDGSSSSSGSSSSGSSGGTQPGTLEVQMFNGNTSPVTNGIMPKFRLINTGNSPIQLADIKLRYYYTSDGSQQQNFWCDWSSVGSSNVSGRFEKLPSAKESADSYLEISFSSAAGSIAPGEAIEVQARFSKSDWTNYDQSNDYSFNATDNSYVDWNKVTAYSGDNLIWGVEPQ, from the coding sequence ATGAAAGGCAAGATGATAAGCCGTATCGGAGCGGCACTGCTGAGCTGCGCAGTTATTGCGACGTCGCTGCCCAGCACAGCCGTTGTAAAAGCTGTAAGCGGCCCAGGGTTTAATTACGGCGAGGCGCTCCGAGACACCATCATTTTTTATGACGCCAACAAATGCGGCAAGGACGCCGGAGAAAACAATTTCTTTGATTGGCGCGGGGCGTGTCACACGACAGACGGCGCCGATGTCGGGCTTGACCTTACCGGCGGCTATCACGACTGCGGCGACCATGTAAAATTCGGTATTACCGAAGGTTATGCAGCATCAATACTCGAGTGGTCATATTACCGGTATAAGGACATATTCGAGAGAACCGGCAACTCTGAGAAAATGCTGCAGCAGCTTAAACATTTCACTGATTACTTCTTGAAGTGCCATCCGACCTCTGACGTATTCTATTATCAGTGCGGTGACGGCACGACAGACCATAGCTATTGGGGCCCGCCTGAAGAGCAGACGACCAGCCGCCCGACCATGTTTAAGGCAGATTCGAGCAACGCGGCGTCGGATGTTTTAGGCGAAAGCGCAGCGGCGCTGGCACTGATGTATCTCAACTACAACGACATTGACCCTGAATACAGTGAAAAATGCCTGACCGCGGCAAAAGAACTGTATAATATGGGCAAATCGAATCAGGGGCTCAGCAATGCTCAGGGGTTCTATTATTCCTCAACCTATAAGGACGACCTTGCATGGGCGGCAACTTGGCTTTATACGATTACAAAAGACCAGTCCTATCTGGACGATGCGGCTGCTTTTGTAATTGAGCCCGGCAGCGGCCTGCCCCTTGAGGACAAGTGGACTATGTGCTGGGACGATATGTTCATTCCGGCTGAGATAAGGTTGTATGAGATTACTGGCGACCAGATTTATAAAAACGCCCTTGCGGCAAATATCAACTTCTGGGAAAACGGTATCGAGACCACGCCCGGCGGACTTAAATTCCTCAATAGCTGGGGTGTACTGCGTTACAGCGCCGCAGAGGCTATGGTAGCGCTGATCTACAGCGAGGATACGGGCGATGAGGGCGCTCTGAACCTTGCAAAGTCCCAGATTGACTATATACTCGGCGATAATCCAGAGAATATGTCCTATGTGATTGGCTACGGCAGCAAATGGCCGGCTCATCCGCACCATAGGGCGGCGAACGGATATACCTACATAGACAACGGCAATCTGAAACCGGCTAAGAACCTGCTTCTCGGCGGGCTCATGGGCGGACCGGACTCAAGTGACCATTACAACGACGATGGTTCACAGTATCAGTGCACCGAGACCGGAATCGACTATGATGCAGGCCTTCTTGGCGCTCTTGCCGGGTTGGAAAAGATATACGGTTCGGCAGACAAAACCCTTGACACTGTAATGACACCGACAACTACGACTTTTGACAGAAGCAAACCAGCCGATATCACAATTCCCACAGAGTTTAACGGGAACGAAATAGACAGCGTTGTCAATGGCGCTGTGCCCCTTACAAAGGGTACGGATTATACGGTTACTGACAATGCGGTTATTATCTCAAAGTCTTACCTTTCAGCTCAAACCGGTGATTCAGTCACGCTTATGTTCCTGACCACCGGAGGAAAAATCCCCAAGATTACAATTACATATGGAAGCTCCGGGGATGATGGCTCCAGCAGCTCAAGCGGTTCCAGCAGCTCAGGTTCCAGCGGCGGAACACAGCCTGGCACCCTTGAAGTTCAGATGTTTAACGGCAATACTTCCCCGGTAACAAACGGGATAATGCCGAAGTTCCGTCTTATAAATACCGGCAATTCGCCAATTCAGCTTGCTGATATAAAACTGCGCTATTACTATACTTCTGATGGCTCACAGCAGCAGAATTTCTGGTGTGACTGGTCGAGTGTCGGCAGCAGCAATGTATCCGGACGGTTCGAAAAGCTGCCTTCGGCAAAAGAATCGGCGGACAGCTATCTCGAGATAAGCTTTAGCAGTGCCGCGGGTTCCATCGCCCCGGGCGAGGCTATTGAGGTTCAGGCACGTTTTTCAAAGAGCGACTGGACCAATTATGACCAGTCAAACGACTACTCGTTCAACGCGACGGATAATTCCTATGTCGATTGGAATAAGGTTACGGCATATTCCGGCGATAACTTGATATGGGGCGTTGAACCGCAGTAA
- the cysK1 gene encoding Cysteine synthase (High confidence in function and specificity) — translation MAIVKDIKGLIGNTPVYSVNHAGAEVLIKLECFNPGGSIKDRAALAMINEAEKSGKLKPGGVIIEPTSGNTGVGLAMIGAARGYRVIIVMPDTMSIERRRLMSAFGAELVLTDGALRMSGAIEKAKELVNSIDGAFMPMQFENPANPQINEDTTAQEILKDTEGRLDAFVAGVGTGGTFTGVSRVLKKAIPNVICTVVEPAESAVISGGKPGAHDIQGIGAGFIPENLDMSLVDRIIKVKTKEAYEYARKLASEHGLLLGISSGAAVCAAFKLAEELGEGKRILCIAPDTGERYLSVLF, via the coding sequence ATGGCTATAGTCAAGGATATTAAGGGACTTATCGGGAACACACCCGTCTATTCGGTTAATCACGCTGGGGCGGAGGTATTAATTAAGTTAGAATGTTTTAATCCGGGCGGCAGTATTAAAGACCGCGCTGCGCTCGCTATGATAAATGAAGCTGAAAAATCAGGAAAGCTCAAACCCGGCGGTGTCATTATCGAACCGACCAGCGGCAACACAGGCGTAGGTCTTGCCATGATCGGCGCGGCCCGCGGATATCGCGTAATTATCGTCATGCCGGATACAATGTCGATAGAACGCCGCAGGCTGATGAGCGCCTTCGGCGCAGAGCTTGTCCTGACGGACGGTGCGCTGCGCATGTCAGGCGCGATTGAAAAGGCAAAAGAGCTCGTAAATTCAATCGACGGCGCTTTCATGCCAATGCAGTTTGAAAACCCTGCCAATCCCCAGATAAACGAGGACACGACGGCGCAGGAAATCCTCAAGGACACAGAGGGCAGGCTTGACGCGTTTGTTGCCGGCGTTGGAACCGGCGGAACATTTACCGGTGTGTCCCGTGTTTTGAAAAAAGCGATTCCAAATGTTATATGCACTGTTGTTGAGCCGGCAGAATCGGCAGTAATCTCCGGCGGAAAACCCGGCGCACATGATATTCAGGGCATAGGCGCGGGATTTATTCCCGAAAACTTGGATATGTCGCTTGTTGACCGCATAATAAAAGTAAAAACCAAAGAAGCCTATGAATATGCCAGAAAGTTAGCGTCGGAGCATGGGCTCCTTCTCGGCATCTCGTCAGGAGCGGCGGTATGCGCTGCATTTAAGCTGGCGGAAGAACTCGGCGAGGGCAAGAGGATACTCTGTATAGCCCCCGATACGGGCGAACGCTATCTGAGCGTACTGTTTTAA